Proteins from a single region of Kluyveromyces lactis strain NRRL Y-1140 chromosome A complete sequence:
- the TSR4 gene encoding small subunit rRNA maturation protein TSR4 (similar to uniprot|P25040 Saccharomyces cerevisiae YOL022C Protein required for cell viability): protein MSNIEEIHSAGEEDEYDYKTKKKSDVYLGLVDAAIKEDDEVLVEDTFIGGEPCWLAPDSPPSEEILRCDSCKSADFMKLLVQAFAPVDLGIIEPICEKKKINLTTKSYINPDYTRVLYVFYCTKCKRKNGSVKCIRGVKKTTSVDTLGQKMEQLQTTEFQLNPFSANEVDSNSNKNPFDKNPFAVTGSKSGEAANPFAAAASNPFAQTENIKPEPKTGASNAPVSQKTLRKLHDQKKDKEFDSSKAFPGYFLFVEEETFKSTPDHLKLPKNLKIDKTALELPDDAFDSLEENQMKLDPRTEKISKFLDDDVFQKFQEVVSYNPGQVLRYDLGGLPLYYAKTPKEFEDLVAKPAYNPSSRRVFEMQLMPKMILDLEEEVSLTDGMDWGTIMVYTDIENYIPKFDENQVGYVQEVVKVQWEPIDYDEVKG, encoded by the coding sequence ATGTCGAATATCGAGGAGATACACTCTGCCGGAGAAGAGGATGAATACGACTATAAaaccaagaagaaaagtgaCGTTTACTTAGGTCTTGTAGATGCTGCTATAaaggaagatgatgaagttTTAGTAGAAGATACATTCATTGGAGGTGAACCCTGTTGGCTAGCACCTGATTCTCCACCATCCGAAGAGATTTTGAGATGTGATAGTTGCAAGAGCGCCGATTTTATGAAGCTTTTGGTGCAGGCTTTTGCGCCAGTTGATTTAGGTATCATTGAACCAATTTgtgagaagaagaagataaaCTTGACTACCAAGAGTTATATCAACCCAGACTATACCAGAGTTTTATATGTGTTCTATTGTACGAAGTGTAAAAGAAAGAACGGATCTGTGAAATGTATCAGAGGTGTTAAGAAGACAACATCTGTGGATACGCTAGGGCAAAAGATGGAACAGCTACAGACTACAGAGTTTCAATTAAATCCATTCTCTGCAAACGAAGTCGACAGTAATAGTAATAAAAATCCATTCGATAAGAATCCATTCGCAGTCACTGGAAGTAAATCTGGAGAAGCCGCAAATCCATTTGCTGCAGCAGCTTCCAATCCGTTTGCtcaaacagaaaatatcaaacCCGAACCCAAGACAGGAGCTTCTAATGCTCCAGTGAGCCAAAAGACGTTAAGAAAATTGCACGATCAAAAGAAGGACAAAGAATTCGATTCATCAAAGGCTTTCCCTGGTTACTTCctatttgttgaagaagagacCTTCAAAAGCACCCCAgatcatttgaaattgccaaaaaatttgaagattgaCAAAACTGCATTAGAACTACCAGATGATGCGTTTGATTCATTAGAAGAGAATCAAATGAAACTAGATCCAAGGACTGAAAAAATATCTAAATTTTTAGACGATGACGTTTTCCAAAAGTTCCAAGAAGTTGTCAGTTACAACCCGGGACAAGTTTTACGTTACGATTTGGGAGGACTTCCTCTTTACTATGCCAAAACTCCAAAGGAGTTTGAGGATTTGGTTGCTAAACCTGCATATAATCCTTCGTCGAGAAGGGTGTTTGAAATGCAACTAATGCCTAAGATGATATTAGATCTTGAGGAAGAGGTGTCATTGACTGATGGTATGGATTGGGGCACCATCATGGTGTATACCGACATCGAGAATTACATTCCAAAATTCGATGAGAATCAAGTTGGCTACGTACAGGAAGTCGTCAAGGTTCAGTGGGAACCCATTGATTATGACGAAGTCAAAGGTTGA
- the IFM1 gene encoding translation initiation factor 2 (similar to uniprot|P25038 Saccharomyces cerevisiae YOL023W IFM1 Mitochondrial translation initiation factor 2): protein MKPMLSTVPLRPCCRLTSRLPLLTRSIHISGINLAGKHKKRSFPSKELKKLTFDIPNHTSVNNLSNLLNVRLEKLIQDLKKLGFTHASSNYILTKGYIELILQEYNYDFEVNEVVNSSNVYDELKSPMNPRFLETRPPIVTIMGHVDHGKTTILDYLRKSSIVSQEHGGITQHIGAFQCVAPISRKLITFLDTPGHAAFLKMRERGANITDIIVLVVSVEDSIMPQTLEAIKHAKNSGNELIVAITKIDRISNLKERAEAIEKVENSLIVNDIELEKIGGDVQVVHISAKTGENMDQLEESIISLSDIMDLKAEKNVKTVCEGWVLESEVKKAVGNVATVLLKKGVMNKGDILISGNSICKVRAMLNEHGAQVTKALPSQAVEIVGWKSLPNAGDEVIQAKSESIAKKYVARRQHLLQEEKEAETVEKLNDERVAQSETKALKNDIDEVDEDEEQAEVESGPKDVNFIIKADVSGSVEAIVQSIEHLGNDEVKCNIVGSSVGVPAENDLKMAKITGSTILCFNLDNVPNDIINNKDKIPVKQFNVIYKLIEDVTETLTDNLKPIFEEKQIAAVEIREIFEFKVKRNFIKIAGCKVINGKVSRNSLVKVIRGPEEEVIYKGRISTIKQGKETVQDVNKGNECGITLENDFEGYQAGDKLIVYESVKIPRFL, encoded by the coding sequence ATGAAACCGATGTTATCAACAGTTCCTTTAAGACCGTGTTGCAGACTAACCTCTAGGTTGCCACTGTTGACACGTAGCATTCATATTTCGGGTATCAATCTTGCTGGGAAACACAAGAAGCGTAGCTTCCCTTCCaaagagttgaagaagttgacaTTTGATATACCCAATCATACTTCTGTTAACAATCTATCGAATCTTTTAAACGTCAGGCTTGAGAAATTGAtccaagatttgaagaaactcGGATTTACACACGCTTCATCGAATTACATTCTAACCAAGGGATATATTGAGTTGATTTTACAAGAGTATAACTATGATTTCGAGGTTAATGAAGTAGTCAACTCGTCAAATGTGTACGACGAATTAAAATCACCAATGAATCCCCGGTTTCTCGAAACTCGACCTCCTATTGTTACCATCATGGGCCACGTCGATCACGGTAAGACTACTATTTTGGACTACCTAAGGAAATCTTCCATCGTGTCGCAGGAACACGGTGGTATCACCCAACATATCGGTGCGTTCCAATGTGTCGCTCCAATCTCTAGGAAATTAATCACTTTCCTTGATACACCGGGGCATGCTGcttttttgaagatgagagAGCGTGGTGCTAATATCACAGATATCATCGTTTTAGTAGTATCGGTGGAAGATTCTATCATGCCACAAACTTTGGAGGCCATCAAACATGCGAAGAACTCCGGAAATGAGCTCATCGTAGCAATTACTAAGATAGATAGAATATCAAATTTAAAAGAGCGTGCAGAGGCCATTGAAAAAGTGGAAAATTCGTTGATTGTTAATGATATTGAACTAGAAAAGATTGGAGGCGATGTCCAAGTTGTACATATCAGTGCCAAAACAGGTGAAAACATGGATCAATTAGAGGAAAGTATCATTTCATTGAGTGACATTATGGATTTAAAGgctgaaaagaatgttAAGACGGTCTGTGAAGGATGGGTTTTGGAAAGTGAAGTTAAGAAAGCCGTTGGGAATGTAGCTACTGTGCTATTAAAAAAAGGTGTGATGAATAAAGGTGACATTTTAATTTCTGGTAATTCGATCTGTAAAGTTAGAGCAATGTTGAACGAACATGGTGCCCAGGTGACTAAGGCGTTACCTTCACAAGCTGTAGAAATTGTAGGGTGGAAAAGTTTGCCAAACGCTGGGGATGAGGTAATTCAAGCCAAATCAGAGTCGATTGCCAAGAAATATGTTGCCAGGAGACAACACTTACTtcaagaggaaaaagaagcagaaacTGTAGAAAAGCTCAACGATGAGAGAGTAGCTCAAAGTGAAACAAAggctttgaaaaatgacATAGATGAAGtagacgaagatgaagaacaagcTGAAGTAGAATCTGGTCCAAAAGATGTTAATTTTATCATAAAGGCAGATGTTTCTGGTTCAGTGGAAGCCATCGTTCAAAGTATCGAACATTTAGGTAATGATGAAGTGAAATGTAATATTGTCGGTTCATCAGTCGGAGTACCCGCCGAAAATGACTTGAAGATGGCAAAGATTACCGGGAGTACTATTTTATGTTTCAACTTGGATAATGTACccaatgatatcattaaCAATAAGGATAAAATACCTGTGAAGCAGTTCAATGTTATTTATAAACTAATAGAAGACGTCACAGAGACGTTGACAGACAATTTGAAGCCAATATTCGAAGAGAAGCAGATTGCCGCTGTTGAAATCCgtgaaatttttgaattcaaGGTCAAAAGGAACTTTATTAAGATTGCCGGTTGTAAAGTTATTAATGGTAAAGTCAGCAGAAACTCCTTAGTAAAGGTTATCCGTGGTCCTGAAGAGGAAGTTATTTATAAAGGTAGAATTTCCACGATAAAACAGGGTAAAGAAACTGTTCAAGATGTCAATAAAGGCAACGAATGTGGTATTACGTTAGAGAACGATTTTGAAGGATACCAGGCTGGTGACAAACTTATAGTTTACGAGAGTGTTAAAATTCCCCGTTTCTTGTAA
- a CDS encoding trimethyllysine dioxygenase (weakly similar to uniprot|P23180 Saccharomyces cerevisiae YHL021C FMP12): MTIQIVDSVENRSFDNYVTIKLNDSLYLFHLVYLRDNCTGKESFHGETHQRLIDIFNDIDLEKDLNGTVVVEGDELVVKWFDGHISRFTERWLLNHAYYPEKNVINNKAVKLPNRITWCKQEFNELKQASDHFKNDYNHINDDSTKKIIFNEIYQYGFTLIDNVPVSLDATKEVSELISIIRPTHYDTGVWDFTSDLSKKDTAYTSLAIDMHTDGNYWYETPGLQLFHLLLHDGQGGETRICDVAHILKLIKDKANEDESWQETLEILTKQPIEFHQSGESENVFIENRYPILQVDKDGELIQCRWNTSDRTSMLKGTKYPVNEIYRAMARFNDLINDTDNYVRFPLAPGTILVFDNWRVLHARTAFNGKRRLCGSYLTRDDFLARYRSLLFNREQWLESV; this comes from the coding sequence ATGACAATTCAGATAGTGGATTCGGTTGAAAATAGGTCATTCGACAACTATGTAACGATTAAGTTGAATGACTCGTTGTATTTATTCCATCTAGTCTATTTGAGAGACAACTGTACCGGCAAAGAAAGCTTCCATGGTGAAACACATCAGAGACTGATTGATATCTTCAACGATATCGATTTGgagaaagatttgaatgGTACTGTCGTTGTTGAAGGTGATGAATTGGTTGTGAAATGGTTCGACGGtcatatttcaagattcACGGAAAGATGGCTCTTGAACCACGCATATTATCCAGAGAAGAACGTTATCAATAACAAAGCAGTTAAGTTGCCCAATCGCATCACCTGGTGCAAGCAAGAatttaatgaattgaaacaagcTAGCGATCACTTTAAGAATGACTACAATCATATTAACGATGATTctacaaaaaaaattatctTCAATGAGATTTATCAGTACGGCTTCACGTTAATTGACAATGTTCCTGTGTCCCTCGATGCTACTAAGGAGGTATCtgaattgatttcaatcATCCGTCCCACGCATTATGATACTGGCGTATGGGATTTTACCTCTGATTTATCGAAAAAGGATACCGCATATACCTCACTCGCTATCGATATGCATACGGACGGTAACTACTGGTATGAGACTCCTGGGTTACAATTGTTCCACTTACTATTGCATGATGGCCAAGGTGGTGAAACTAGAATTTGTGACGTTGCACACATCTTAAAACTAATTAAGGACAAAGCTAACGAAGATGAATCATGGCAAGAAACTTTGGAAATTCTAACAAAACAACCAATCGAGTTTCATCAATCAGGGGAATCTGAGAATGTGTTCATTGAGAACAGGTACCCAATTTTGCAAGTTGACAAGGACGGAGAATTGATCCAATGCAGATGGAACACCAGTGACCGGACGTCCATGTTAAAGGGTACTAAGTATCCGGTGAATGAAATTTACAGAGCTATGGCAAGATTTAACGACTTAATTAATGACACTGACAACTACGTCAGATTCCCACTGGCACCAGGTACTATTTTAGTCTTTGACAATTGGAGAGTTTTACACGCTAGAACCGCTTTCAACGGCAAAAGAAGACTATGTGGGTCATATTTGACCAGGGATGATTTCCTTGCCAGATACAGATCTCTACTATTCAATCGTGAACAGTGGCTCGAATCAGTTTAG
- a CDS encoding uncharacterized protein (no similarity), translating to MSTPGHRLHHKHKHAHDLFPPENKQFMESRDFTGLDNPPEPKRTPNPFAEKNDSKEDSYVNALLSSVSQKLKNQQQHPSSTREQRHIFQQKSVPLSAEESPNSGDEIKFSNGYNEEERPDRVNREGKKKNGELGLGSLNGTEQAPAPPPPIRRNSSLYEDFKKAYYHDTHMFDSHK from the coding sequence ATGTCGACACCAGGCCATCGTTTGCACCATAAGCATAAGCACGCTCATGATTTATTTCCACCGGAAAATAAACAGTTCATGGAATCCAGAGACTTTACCGGGTTAGACAACCCTCCGGAACCTAAAAGGACGCCCAATCCGTTTGCTGAAAAGAACGATTCTAAGGAGGACTCATATGTCAATGCTTTGCTGTCTTCTGTTTCACAGAAACTAAAAAACCAGCAGCAGCATCCCAGTTCGACTAGAGAACAGAGACATATTTTCCAGCAGAAATCTGTGCCGCTTAGCGCAGAAGAATCGCCGAATTCCGGTGATGAGATCAAGTTTTCCAATGGTTATAACGAAGAGGAAAGACCAGATCGTGTTAACCGtgaaggaaagaagaaaaatggtGAGCTAGGTCTTGGATCACTGAATGGAACGGAACAGGCTCCtgcaccaccaccaccaatAAGGAGAAACTCATCGCTCTAcgaagatttcaagaaggcTTATTATCACGATACGCATATGTTTGATTCGCATAAATAG
- a CDS encoding uncharacterized protein (conserved hypothetical protein): MNLLAKDEDLRYMALKGYIDSNWQNVEPIPTEDNSSASSDEERVVLMGLHDTSVLIQDLASTSLIQSFCKCKDIAAVYTLFHSLLNDMSLPCTRGLKTLLVSTSAEGRPVSVSLENVTKYCLNLVEHQHLMQSIHWDVFIELINHYSELKPLDSLFLQELVPLNPPDNVIKAVVPHLSRSLISNYNNFDAQQLLMISESYPHKFTRDKANSILTECVDQSSDVSLEKVKMCYNLFWFWYTPQGGVPTEILNLLDRFKNITKDEGDLNDASDSDEFDISLSEDEDSVPMYEETQTGNGNQEEVNEVISQFESLISSASSFTQQHQTTTPSSQITQPPRLYSEILVSTPADSEELLETWLKEYQDYDLNLTKSIIDQILESEFTLFQWQWLITMASRLPTDAVVQFLPRSVTFLKPMKRFVQVIQVGNLKQRQDDALNLRLQLWSLIDSLLNFDDPLNLDQVFVLTLIIPYLQYGLKDCVKDSTFQPVLLSILDKLKDHCSPLIITNEPLLQSLEELNQEQHPWIIPTINSIKFKML, translated from the coding sequence ATGAATCTACTTGCCAAGGATGAAGATTTAAGGTACATGGCTTTGAAAGGGTACATCGACAGCAATTGGCAAAATGTCGAACCAATCCCCACTGAAGACAACAGTTCGGCTTCTAGTGATGAGGAACGTGTCGTTCTCATGGGCTTACACGATACCAGCGTACTTATCCAGGATTTAGCATCGACGTCACTTATTCAATCGTTTTGCAAATGCAAGGATATCGCTGCGGTGTACACTTTGTTCCATAGTCTATTGAACGATATGTCGCTTCCCTGTACGAGAGGTCTCAAGACGTTACTCGTGTCTACGAGTGCTGAGGGCAGGCCCGTGTCAGTTTCACTCGAAAACGTTACGAAATATTGTCTTAATTTGGTGGAACATCAACACTTGATGCAATCCATCCATTGGGACGTTTTCATCGAGTTGATCAACCATTACTCTGAGTTAAAACCGTTGGATTCGCTATTCTTGCAGGAATTGGTACCGTTGAACCCGCCAGATAATGTCATCAAAGCAGTGGTACCGCATCTTTCCAGATCCCTAATTTCAAACTACAACAACTTCGATGCTCAACAGTTACTTATGATCTCAGAGTCTTACCCTCATAAATTCACCAGAGACAAGGCAAACAGTATACTTACGGAATGCGTTGATCAGAGTTCAGATGTTTCCTTAGAGAAAGTTAAGATGTGCTACAATTTATTCTGGTTCTGGTATACGCCGCAGGGTGGTGTTCCGACAGAGATTCTCAACCTTCTCGACCGGTTCAAGAACATTACCAAGGATGAGGGCGATTTGAACGACGCGTCCGATTCCGATGAGTTTGATATTTCGTTatctgaagatgaggataGCGTACCAATGTATGAGGAAACGCAAACAGGTAACGGGAACCAGGAAGAAGTGAACGAAGTGATCTCCCAGTTCGAATCGTTGATCAGCTCTGCATCATCTTTCACACAGCAACATCAAACCACTACACCATCCTCTCAGATAACGCAACCACCGAGATTGTACTCCGAAATACTCGTTTCCACACCGGCAGATTCCGAAGAACTGTTGGAAACATGGCTCAAAGAGTATCAGGATTACGATCTCAATCTTACAAAATCAATCATTGACCAAATCTTGGAATCTGAATTCACTCTTTTCCAATGGCAATGGCTCATCACCATGGCATCAAGACTACCAACAGATGCAGTAGTCCAGTTTCTACCCAGATCCGTCACCTTCCTCAAACCAATGAAACGGTTTGTCCAAGTGATTCAAGTGGGGAACTTGAAGCAACGACAGGATGACGCATTAAACCTCAGGTTGCAACTCTGGTCCCTAATAGACTCGCTACTAAATTTCGATGACCCGCTAAATCTAGACCAAGTGTTTGTCCTCACACTAATCATACCGTACCTACAATATGGGCTCAAAGACTGTGTAAAGGACAGCACATTCCAACCGGTTCTACTGAGCATTTTGGACAAATTAAAAGACCATTGCAGCCCTTTAATCATAACGAACGAACCGCTTTTACAATCACTGGAAGAACTAAACCAAGAACAACACCCATGGATCATCCCCACaataaattcaatcaagttcaagatGTTATAG
- the PGK1 gene encoding phosphoglycerate kinase (highly similar to uniprot|P00560 Saccharomyces cerevisiae YCR012W PGK1 3-phosphoglycerate kinase catalyzes transfer of high-energy phosphoryl groups from the acyl phosphate of 1 3-bisphosphoglycerate to ADP to produce ATP key enzyme in glycolysis and gluconeogenesis): MSLSSKLTVKDLDVTGKRVFIRVDFNVPLDGKKITSNQRIVAALPTIQYVLEKKPKAIVLASHLGRPNGEVNDKYSLAPVADELSRLLQKPVTFLHDCVGEEVTNAVNNAKDGEVFLLENLRFHIEEEGSRKVDGNKVKADKAAVTKFREQLSSLADVYVNDAFGTAHRAHSSIVGFDLPNRAAGFLLSKELQYFAKALENPTRPFLAILGGAKVADKIQLIDNLLDKVDSLIIGGGMAFTFKKVLENTEIGDSIYDAAGAELVPKLVEKAKKNNVKIVLPTDFVIGDKFSADANTKVVTDKEGIPSGWQGLDNGPESRKAFAATVAEAKTIVWNGPPGVFEFAPFAKGTEALLDAVVASSQAGNTVIIGGGDTATVAKKYGVVDKISHVSTGGGASLELLEGKELPGVTFLSNKQ; this comes from the coding sequence ATGTCTTTGAGTTCAAAATTGACTGTCAAGGATTTGGATGTCACTGGTAAAAGAGTGTTCATCAGAGTTGATTTCAACGTCCCATTGGACGGTAAGAAGATCACTTCCAACCAAAGAATTGTAGCAGCTCTGCCTACTATTCAATAcgttttggaaaagaagCCAAAGGCCATTGTCTTGGCCTCTCATTTGGGTAGACCAAACGGTGAAGTTAACGACAAATACTCATTGGCTCCAGTTGCCGATGAATTGTCTAGACTATTGCAAAAGCCAGTTACTTTCTTGCATGACTGTGTTGGTGAAGAAGTCACCAATGCCGTTAACAACGCTAAGGACGGTGAAGTTTTCCTATTGGAAAACTTGAGATTCCacatcgaagaagaaggttcCAGAAAGGTGGATGGTAACAAGGTTAAGGCTGACAAGGCTGCTGTTACCAAATTCAGAGAACAATTGAGTTCTTTGGCCGATGTTTACGTTAACGATGCCTTCGGTACCGCTCACAGAGCTCACTCTTCCATTGTCGGTTTCGACTTGCCAAACAGAGCTGCCGGTTTCTTGTTGTCCAAGGAATTGCAATACTTTGCTAAGGCTTTGGAAAACCCAACCAGACCATTCTTGGCTATCTTGGGTGGTGCTAAGGTTGCAGACaagattcaattgatcGACAATTTGTTGGACAAGGTCGATTCTTTGATCATTGGTGGTGGTATGGCTTTCACCTTCAAGAAGGTCTTGGAAAACACTGAAATCGGTGACTCCATCTACGATGCTGCTGGTGCCGAATTGGTTCCAAAGTTGGTCGAAAAGGCTAAGAAGAACAACGTCAAGATCGTCTTGCCAACTGACTTCGTCATTGGTGACAAGTTCTCTGCTGATGCTAACACAAAGGTTGTCACCGACAAGGAAGGTATTCCAAGCGGCTGGCAAGGGTTGGACAACGGTCCAGAATCTAGAAAGGCTTTCGCTGCCACTGTTGCTGAAGCTAAGACTATCGTCTGGAACGGTCCACCAGGTGTCTTCGAATTTGCTCCTTTCGCTAAGGGTACCGAAGCTCTATTGGACGCCGTTGTCGCCTCCTCTCAAGCTGGTAACACCGTCATCATCGGTGGTGGTGACACCGCTACCGTCGCCAAGAAGTACGGTGTCGTCGACAAGATCTCTCACGTCTCCACTGGTGGTGGTGcttctttggaattgttGGAAGGTAAAGAATTGCCTGGTGTCACTTTCTTGTCCAACAAGCAATAA
- the POL4 gene encoding DNA-directed DNA polymerase IV (weakly similar to uniprot|P25615 Saccharomyces cerevisiae YCR014C POL4 Probable homolog of mammalian DNA polymerase beta may function in double-stranded DNA break repair DNA polymerase IV): MLNGHKFLVLPNEDTSRRRYMRTLIDKNGGQHGVEIGLIDDSFVHGDHIINHKLFYKEMNPNDVPLDQLRLFKLSDLTKWLKHRFLDFSKPLKLHEEVVVETDSQESNTGVPDTHQVTSPSETHDTADTNVSHSSDANLIMPMNNPNYKLIKVLKSLEKRYKLQNDTFRYLGYMKMIKILQNVRVKIESEEDAIENGLSKGLSKKIPFLLKLGESGSELKMDTSEQTLLYFQECHGIGAFKSKQYVNMGYSTFEDLIPYMNWTQLTGLAFYEDWQLSIPREETMKHEAIIRKAMNEVNENLCMEITGSYRRGQPRSGDIDIVVHMPGQNDLNYISRELEKVIIKLTETGYIICPLNLNETLKSLFQPWFHKLFSHFNKPFDVKAYDEPVHKFYCGAAVTKYEPDRIKDADALTLKGNDKKYKMDIGKTCRRVDFLLAEYQGLGATNVYFTGNNNFNKKCRTIAKQKGYVLSNDGIYKDGQLIPVADEYEILDMIGVDKLKPTERNL, encoded by the coding sequence ATGTTAAACGGTCATAAGTTCCTTGTACTACCGAATGAAGATACTAGTAGGCGTCGGTACATGCGTACTTTGATCGATAAAAATGGTGGTCAACATGGGGTAGAGATTGGTTTGATTGATGATAGTTTTGTCCATGGTGACCATATTATTAATCACAAGTTGTTCTATAAGGAAATGAATCCGAACGATGTTCCCTTAGATCAATTGCGTCTATTCAAACTTTCTGATTTGACCAAATGGTTGAAACATAGGTTCTTGGATTTCTCGAAACCTTTGAAGTTGCATGAGGAAGTTGTAGTGGAGACGGACTCGCAAGAGTCCAATACTGGTGTCCCGGATACGCACCAAGTTACCAGTCCGAGCGAAACCCATGACACAGCGGATACAAATGTCAGTCACTCTTCTGATGCGAATCTAATAATGCCTATGAATAATCCGAATTACAAACTTATAAAGGTGCTCAAAAGTTTAGAGAAAAGGTATAAATTACAAAACGATACGTTTAGATATTTAGGTTatatgaaaatgataaagattcttcaaaacgtTAGGGTGAAGATCGAATCTGAGGAAGATGCTATAGAGAATGGGTTATCGAAAGGGTTATCGAAAAAGATTCCGTTTCTTCTTAAACTAGGCGAATCTGGCTCTGAGTTGAAGATGGATACCAGTGAGCAAACTTTACTGTATTTTCAAGAATGTCACGGGATAGGTGCTTTCAAATCGAAACAATACGTGAATATGGGATACTCTACTTTTGAAGATCTTATACCGTACATGAATTGGACGCAATTGACTGGATTAGCGTTCTATGAAGATTGGCAGTTGTCTATTCCTAGAGAGGAAACAATGAAACATGAAGCCATAATACGGAAAGCAATGAACGAAGTTAATGAGAACCTCTGCATGGAGATAACGGGATCATATCGTCGGGGCCAACCCAGAAGTGGCGATATCGACATTGTAGTTCATATGCCGGGGCAAAATGATTTGAACTATATATCACgagaattggaaaaagtCATCATTAAATTGACTGAAACAGGATACATCATCTGTCCTTTGAATTTGAACGAGACTTTAAAAAGTCTGTTCCAACCATGGTTCCACAAATTATTTTCTCATTTCAACAAACCATTTGACGTCAAAGCCTACGATGAACCAGTGCACAAGTTCTATTGCGGTGCTGCTGTCACCAAATATGAACCGGACAGAATCAAAGATGCAGATGCTTTAACTTTAAAAGGGAACGACAAGAAGTATAAAATGGATATTGGTAAAACTTGCCGCCGAGTAGATTTCTTATTAGCTGAATATCAAGGCCTCGGTGCCACTAATGTGTATTTCACTGGTAataacaatttcaacaaaaaatgTAGGACAATTGCCAAACAAAAAGGATACGTACTAAGTAACGATGGGATATACAAGGATGGACAATTGATACCTGTTGCGGACGAATATGAAATCCTTGATATGATTGGGGTAGATAAACTCAAACCCACTGAGAGGAATTTGTAA
- the CTO1 gene encoding Cto1p (some similarities with uniprot|P25616 Saccharomyces cerevisiae YCR015C), translating into MLKRILVLDFDGTITTSDTTSIIGQSVYNLKSVPVAWTHYTKIYEECYIPKPENLAPDAWKVVCDYERASRRCELSSINELELQDHFKDVVIKDLLQLVKEKVDIRPGLQELMQQYNKTYVLSLNWSKDLIHDLTGISKSDIYCNELKSRDGEVYSGQFTKQILTGWDKYEMLKEICDLDKVQGDQSITYIGDSFGDLPCILAKEVDGYIIGDRLKHLDIDVPTIQRFDEVKC; encoded by the coding sequence ATGTTGAAACGGATTCTTGTACTTGATTTTGATGGCACTATCACCACTAGTGATACCACCAGTATCATTGGGCAATCTGTttacaatttgaaatcagtaCCTGTCGCATGGACTCATTATACCAAGATATACGAGGAATGCTATATTCCAAAACCAGAGAATTTGGCACCTGATGCTTGGAAAGTGGTTTGTGATTATGAACGTGCAAGCAGAAGGTGTGAGCTAAGTTCAATCAACGAACTAGAATTGCAGGATCATTTTAAAGATGTGGTGATCAAAGATCTCCTGCAGCTCGTTAAGGAAAAAGTAGATATCAGACCTGGATTACAGGAGCTGATGCAGCAGTATAACAAGACGTACGTGCTTTCGTTGAACTGGTCCAAGGACCTCATACACGACCTAACGGGTATTTCCAAATCGGATATCTACTGTAACGAATTAAAATCACGTGATGGGGAAGTTTACAGCGGACAATTTACAAAGCAAATATTGACCGGTTGGGACAAGTACGAgatgttgaaagagatttGCGATTTAGACAAAGTGCAAGGGGACCAGAGCATAACTTATATTGGAGATAGTTTTGGCGATTTGCCTTGTATTCTGGCAAAAGAAGTAGATGGATACATTATTGGCGATCGCTTGAAGCATTTGGATATAGATGTTCCTACTATTCAAAGGTTCGATGAGGTAAAATGTTAA